In Eucalyptus grandis isolate ANBG69807.140 chromosome 4, ASM1654582v1, whole genome shotgun sequence, the following proteins share a genomic window:
- the LOC104443140 gene encoding ethylene-responsive transcription factor ERF025, with product MSDPSSPKYEAHVVQSSAELDPPPPQPLPSPSPPPPPPLALHALDQTPHSLPAYAGDAPSPKGKSPSPRHLQRSSPRSNPSGSASSGGKHPFYRGIRSRSGKWVSEIREPRKTTRVWLGTYPTPEMAAAAYDVAALALKGGDAVLNFPHLVKSYPVPASTAPTDVRRAAAAAAASRKAETSGGTDDTALLGQEGDEGKTRKDHRPDLSSKPPEAEFIDEEALFDMPNLLVDMAEGMMVSPPRISSPPSDDSPDNSDMESLWSYP from the coding sequence ATGTCGGACCCTAGTTCTCCTAAGTATGAGGCCCATGTGGTCCAATCATCAGCGGAGCTAGACCCTCCACCGCCGCAGCCGCTTCCGTCGccatcaccgccgccgcctcctcctcttGCACTGCACGCGCTAGACCAAACCCCGCATTCCCTTCCTGCTTACGCGGGCGATGCTCCGTCCCCTAAGGGCAAATCCCCCTCCCCCAGGCATCTGCAGAGGTCGTCCCCGAGGAGCAACCCCTCCGGCTCGGCCTCCTCTGGCGGGAAGCACCCGTTCTACCGTGGCATCCGGAGCCGGAGCGGCAAGTGGGTGTCGGAGATCCGGGAGCCACGCAAGACGACCCGCGTGTGGCTGGGCACCTACCCCACCCCGGAGATGGCCGCTGCCGCCTACGACGTGGCTGCCCTGGCCCTCAAAGGCGGGGACGCGGTCCTCAACTTCCCGCACTTGGTGAAGTCGTACCCGGTCCCCGCATCCACCGCGCCCACCGACGTGCGAAGGGCAGCAGCTGCCGCCGCTGCCTCGAGGAAGGCGGAAACGAGCGGCGGCACCGATGATACAGCATTGTTAGGTCAGGAAGGCGATGAGGGCAAGACTAGGAAAGATCATCGTCCTGATTTAAGCTCAAAACCACCGGAAGCCGAATTCATCGACGAAGAGGCACTGTTCGATATGCCAAACTTGTTGGTGGACATGGCGGAGGGAATGATGGTGTCGCCGCCGAGAATAAGCTCGCCCCCCTCGGACGACTCGCCTGACAACTCCGAC